The Streptomyces sp. NBC_00483 genome contains the following window.
ATGGGCATCGCCCTCGCGCCCGACGGCGAGCACGCGTACGTGGGGGTCAACATCCCTGACGGGAACGGGGCGTTGGAGACCATCGACACCAGGACCGAGAAGGTCACCGACACCGCCTCCGTCGGCCGGCGGCCCTTCGACGTCGACGTGTCGCGCGACGGGCGCCAGGTGTACGCCACCGATCACGACTCCTTCGACGTCACCGTCCTCGACACCCGCGGCGGCGACACCCGCCGCATCGAGGTCGCCCCGTACGGCACCGAGGGCGGCCTCGGTTCGTGGCTGAAGCCGCACTACGCCGCCGTCCGCCCCTCCGACGGCAAGCTGCTCCTCCCCTTCGAGGGCGAGAAGCTCGTCGTGGTCGACCCGGACACCGGCCGCTCGACCGTCGAGCGGATGACCGCCAACACGCACCAGCACGGCGTCACGATCACTCCCGACGGGACGCTCCTCGCCGTCGGCACGGGGCCCATCGACCCGTCCGAGGACGAGGGGCCCTCGCTCACCATTCGGGCGCCCGGCGGCAAGGAGAAGGTCGTGCCGCTCGACGGGCCGCACGAGGACGTCGCCGTCTCCGACGACGGCAGGACCGCGTACGTCACCGGCGGCTTCACCCGCGACGGCTACTGGAACGGCATCACCGTCGTCGACATCGACAGCGGCGACACCCGCCGACTGGCCGCGGGGGAAAGGCCGTTGGGGATCGCCGTCCTGTAGGCGCCGCGGCGGTGAATCGGCGCGGCGCCCGTACCGGGGCAATGGGGTCATAAGATCACGGCGTGCGCCGCCGACCCAGATCCCGACCCAGATCCCGACTCCGACTCCCCGTCGCCCTCTTCACCGTCCTCGCCACCGTCGCCGCGTGCGACGGCGGCGTCCACGGCACCCCCGGCGCCTCGGGCCTGCGAGACCCCTACTTCCCCAAGCTCGGGAACGGCGGCTACGACGTCGGCCACTACGCCCTCGATCTCGACTACGACCCGGACACCCACCACCTGTCCGGCACCGCCGAGATCACCGCGACCGCGGGTAAGGCGCTCAGCGCGTTCAACCTGGACCTCAGAGGTCTGACGGTGCGGGAGGTCACCGTCGACGGCGAGAAGGCCGTGGCCAGCCGCGCCGGTCGCGAGGTGACCGTGCGGCCGCACGACGAGCTCCCCAAGGGGCACACCTTCCGCACCACCGTCCGCTACGACGGCGAACCCGTCACGATCACCGACCCGGACGGCACGGGCGAGGGCTGGCTGCGCACCGCCGACGGCGCGCTCGGCCTCGGCGAACCGACCGGCTCCATGGCCTGGTTCCCCGGCAACCACCACCCCTCGGACAAGGCGACGTACGACATCCGGATCACGGTCCCCGTCGGCGTACAGGCAGTGTCCAACGGGGAGTTGAGGAGCGCGAAGCGGTCGTCCGACGGTCGGCGCACCGCCTACGACTGGCGGATGCGGCAGCCGATGGCGAGCTATCTGGCGACCGTGGCCATCGGAAGGTTCGAGACGGAGCGGGGCCGCACGCCCGCCGGGATTCCCGTGTACACCGCCGTCGACCCGGACGAGGCGAAGGCGAGCGCGAAGGTTCTCGCCCGGCTGCCGGAGGTCCTCGACTGGGAGGCGGAGCGGTTCGGCGCGTACCCGTTCTCGTCCACCGGCGCGATCGTCGACCGGGCCGGGGACGTGGGCTACGCCCTGGAGACCCAGACCCGGCCCGTCTTTCCCGGTGCCCCCGATGTCGGCCTGCTCGTCCACGAGTTGGCGCACCAGTGGTACGGCGATTCGGTCACCCCGAAGTCGTGGCGCGACATGTGGCTGAACGAGGGCTTCGCGACGTACGCGGAGTGGCTGTGGGACGAGGACCACGGCGGGGACACGGCGCGGCAGACCTTCGAGGCGATCGCGAAGCGGCCCGCGAGCGACGGTGTCTGGGCCTTCCCGCCCGCGGAGCCGCCGAACGCCGCGCACCTCTCCGACTCCCCGGTCTACGAGCGCGGCGCGATGGTGCTGCAGAAGGTCCGCGAGGCGATCGGCGACACCAAATTCTTTGCTCTGTTGAGGAGTTGGCCGACGGACCACAAGTACAAGAACGCCGACACGGACGACTTCACGGCCTACGTGGAGCGCAAGAACCCCGGCAAGGGCGAGGCCCTTGCCGGGGTCTGGGAGTCCTGGCTGTACGGGAACGGCAAGCCGGAGTCGGCTAGTTGACGTTCACGGCCTTCCAGGCGGCGGCGACCGCGGTGGCCTCCGCGCCGCTCGCGCCGTACAGGTCACCGGCCGCCTTGATGGTGGCCGCGCGCGCCGCCGCGTAGTCGGTCGTGGACGTCATGTACGTGGAGAGCGCCTTGTACCAGATCTGCACGGCCTTGTCCCGGCCGATGCCGGTGACGGTGGAGCCGTCGGACGTGGGCGAGTCGTAGTCCACCCCGTTGATCGTCTTCTTTCCGCTGCCCTCGCTGAGCAGGTAGAAGAAGTGGTTGGCGACGCCCGACGAGTAGTGCACGTCGAGGCCGCCCGTGGAGCTCGACCAGGCGTCGGCGGACTTGCCGTCCTTGCTCGGCTTGTCCATGTAGCGCAGCGGGCTGCCGTCACCGTTGATGTCGATCTTCTCGCCGATGAGGTAGTCGCCGACGTCCGTGGAGTTGTTCGCGTAGAACTCCACCGCGGTACCGAAGATGTCGGACGTCGCCTCGTTGAGGCCGCCGGACTCCTTGCTGTAGTTGAGGTTCGCCGTGGCGGCGGTCAGGCCGTGGCTCATCTCGTGCGCGGCGACGTCGAGCGCGGTGAGCGGGTTCTTGTTGTCGATGCCGTCGCCGTACGTCATGCAGAAGCAGCTGTCGTCCCAGAACGCGTTGACGTACGCGTTGCCGTAGTGGACGCGGGAGTACGCGGCCTTGCCGTCGCCCGCGATGCCGCTGCGGTTCAGGGACTCCTTGTAGAAGTCCCAGGTCTCGGCGGCCCCGTAGGCGGCGTCGACGGCGGCGGTCTGCCGGTCCGCGGCGGTGCCGTCGCCCCACTTGTCGTCGGCGTCGTGGAAGAGGGTGCCGGTGCCGGACGTGCCGCCCTTCAGGTCGTACGTCTTGTGGCCGCCGCGCTCGCCGTCGACGAGGTCGTAGCCGCCGGACGCGGCGGTCGAGCCGACGGTGACGGAGCCGCTGTACTCGCTGGCGCCCGTGCCGTTCTCGATGGCCTGGTACTTGTAGAGCACCTTGCCGCTGTCGGCGTCGGTGATGACGTGCAACTCGCTGGGCGTGCCGTCGTGTTGGGTGCCCTTGACGACGGTCTCGTACGCGAGGGTGGGTGCCTTGCCCGCGTCGGCGGCCCAGACGACCTTGTGCGCGGAGCCGGCGGTGGCGCCCTTGACCGATTTCCCGGCGGCGGACTTCGCGGACTTCTTCGCGGCGGCGGTTCCGGTGGCGGCGTCCGTGGACGCCACGGATATGGAGCCCTTGCGCGCCTTGGTGGTGCCCTTGAGGTCGCCACCCTTCGCGGTGTGCACGACGAGGTCGCCGCCGAGGACGGGCAGCCCGTCGAAGGTGCGCTCGTAGCGGGTGTGGGTGGTGCCGTCGGCGTCCTTGACGACGTCGCGGGCCACCAGCTTCTCGCCGTCTGCGAGCTTCAACTGGCGTTCGGTTGTGGGGGTTTCGGCCTGCGCGTCCTTCAGGGCGGTCGCCCGTTGCGAGGCGCTGAGGGGGAGCGCCGTCGCGCCTGCCGCACGATCGGTGGCGGCGTTGGCCGAGGTGCCTGCCTGGACGCCGACGACCACCATGGCGGCGGACGCGACGAGGGCGGCGAAGCGGGGAGCTGTAGAGCGGATTCTCACTCGGACTCCTTCAGTACCCATGTGGGGTGGGGTATGTGGGGGGTTCGGAGGGAGAGTGGCACCTGCGATCAGCTCGATGGCAGATACCTGACAAAACTTTGCCGGTTCGTGTCCGAATGGCGCGGGTGATTGTCCGTTAATCGATGGGTGGTGGCCGATTCGGACCCGCAGGGAACAGCACTGAGCCCCGGCCGATGGCCGGGGCTCAGTGGTGGCTACCGCTCAGCGGTGGCTCAGACGTTCACGCCGAAGTCCTGCGCGATGCCGACGAGGCCCGAGGCGTAGCCCTGGCCCACGGCGCGGAACTTCCACTCGGCGCCATTGCGGTACAGCTCGCCGAAGACCATCGCGGTCTCGGTCGCGGCGTCCTCGGAGAGGTCGTAGCGGGCGATCTCCGTGCCGCCGGCCTGGTTCACAATGCGGATGTACGCGTTGCGGACCTGGCCGAAGTTCTGGGTGCGGGTCTCGGCGTCGTAGATCGAGACCGGGAAAACGATCTTGTCGACGTCGGCGGGCAGCGCCTGGAGGTTGACGTTGATCGCCTCGTCGTCGCCCGCGCCCTCGCCGGAGCGGTTGTCGCCGGTGTGGACGATCGACTGGTCCGGCGTCTGCTTGTTGTTGAAGAAGACGAAGTGACCGTCCGAGTAGACCTTGCCCTCGGGGTTGACCGCGATGGCCGACGCGTCGAGGTCGAAGTCGGTACCCGTGGTGGTGCGGACGTCCCAGCCGAGGCCCACGGTGACAGCGGTCAGGCCCGGAGCCTCCTTGGTGAGCGAGACGTTGCCACCCTTGGACAGGCTTACAGCCATGGTTCGGGAGTCCTTCCCTCGTTAAATACGGACGTACATGGTTGTACGTGTGCAGCCGAAGCTACTCGTACCCCTAGCAACGCCGTGAGGGGTGGGGAAGGTTCCAGGTCTCTTTACTTTCTTTACCCGGGCGTCGCGGGAGGTCCGCGGGGCCGGGAAATACGGGTGACGCGGACCGTACGGACGCGCGACCATGGACGCATGTCCGGTCCCTATCCCATCCGCGGTTCGGTCGTCCTCCCGGAGGCCGAGCTCCTTTGGCGTTTCTCGCGGTCGTCCGGGCCGGGCGGGCAGCACGTGAACACGTCCGACTCGGCGGCGGAGGTGCGCTTCGACCTCGCGGCCACGGAGGCGCTGCCGCGCGTGTGGAAGGAGCGGGCCCTGGAGCGGCTCGCTCCGCGGCTCGTGGGTGGCGTGATCTCCGTACGGGCCTCGGAGCATCGGTCGCAGTGGCGCAACCGGGAGGTGGCCGTGGTGCGGCTCGCGGCGCTCTTGGCGGAGGCCACCGCGCCGCCGCCGAAGCCGAGGCGGCCCACGCGGGTGTCGCGCGGCGTCAACGAACGCCGCCTCCGCCAGAAGAAGGCCCGCTCCGACACGAAACGCGGCCGCTCGGGCCGGGACTGGTAGGCCACTTGAGCCCCGAGGCACTCGCCGGGTAGCCGGGGCTGGGCTTGGGGCTCTGCCCCATACCCCGCTGCTCAATCGCCGCAGGGGCTTTATTTGCCCAGGTTCCGGTAGCGGCCGCGGAAGTACATCAGCGGCCCGCCCTCCGCGCTCGGCAGCGCCGCGCTCAGCACCCGGCCGATGACCAGCGTGTGGTCGCCCGCCACGACCGTGTTCTCCGTGCGGCACTCCAGCGTCGCCAACGCCCCACCCACCAGCGGAGCCCCCGTGTGCTCGCCGCGTACGTAAGGGATGTCCTGGAACAGGAGGCGGTCGCTGAGGCGGCCCTTCATGGCGAAGCGGCCCGCGATGTGGCTCTGGGATTCGGACAGGACCGAGACCGCCCACAGGGGCTGGTCGTCCAGGAGGTCGTCCATCCGGGAGCTGTTGCGCAGCGACACCATCACCAGGGGCGGGTCGAGGGAGACGGACATGAAGGCCGTCGCCGTCATGCCCGAGTCCTCGCCGGGCGGCCCGTCGGGCGTGAGCGGCGGCTCGTAGGCGGTCAGGAGGACGACGCCTGCGGCCAGGCGGGACAGGGCGGCACGGAACTCGTCGTTGCTCACCCCCTCAGCATGCCCGGAGGGGGCCGTGGCGGCCGTGGGGGAGGGGACCGAAGTGGCAGGGGACGTCTTCAACACGCCTTTAACGCTAGCCCCGGCGTCACGCGCCCCGCATCGGGCCGATGGCCGAGGCCGGTCCTAGGACCATGGGCGCGGTTCGTGTTCAGGAAACACACAGAACCCACCCGGTGAGGTGCCCCAACCCTTCATCTCCTGCTGTGACTTGAGTCACAGGAGCCATAATTTGTTGACCCTGTGTACCGGGTGCACAGCTCGCTGTGATTCAGTGGCGGTGACACTGCTGATGAACGTGCTGCTGCACGTGCGAAGCGAACCGATCCGAATTCTGGAGTGCTGTCGAGGTCTCGGGGAGAAACTGAGCATGGAGACCGAGTCGGAGCCGTACGTCCGTCTTGCGACCCTGCGTCAGCTGCACCAGGTGATGGCGGACATGAACACGGCCCGCAGTCTCGCCGACACCCTGCAGACCGTCGCGGACGGGGTCGTGAACGGGCTCGGCTACGAACTGGCGTGTGTGAACCTCGTCCGTCCCGACGGTGATCTGGTCGTCGCCGCCTTCGCGGGAAACTCCGCGGCCGAGGCCCTGATCACCGGACGCGTGGGCTCCCGCGCCGGCTGGGACCGCCGCCTCGCCATGGGTGAGCAGTGGGGCGAGCTGCGCTTCATACCGCACACCGAGGGCTGGGTCCTCGACGAGGACGACGTGCCGCAGTGGTTCACCGCCGGACCGCCGCCCCGCTTCGAGGACGAGTGGCACCCCGCCGACCGGCTCTTCGCCCCCATGTACGCGACGGGCTCCTCCGGCGGCGAACTCGTCGGCGTGATCTCCGTCGACCGCCCGCGGGGCGGCCGCATCCCCGGCGCCTGGGGCCGCGAGGCCCTCCAGATGTACGCCTTCCAGGCCGCCATCGCGATCAGCAACGCACGCCTTCGGTCCAACATGCAGCGCGCCCTGGTCCGCCTGGAGCGCGAGCAGCAGGCGCTGCGGGCCAGTGAGGAAAGCTTCCGCCAGGCCTTCGAGTACGCCCCCTCCGGGATGGCGATCGCCGAGATGGGCGGCGACCAGCACGGCCGGATCCTGCGGACCAACGACGCGCTGTGCCGCCTCCTCGGCCGCCCGGCATCGGCCATGCGCCGCTACTCGTTCTCCGACCTCGTGCACCCCGAGGACATCGGCACCCTGCTGCGCACCTCCGCCGAGGGCGGCCGCGCCGAGCTGCGCCTCGCCCGCCGCGACGGCACATACGTCTGGGTGTCCCTGCGCAACTCGGTGGTCGCCGACGCCGCCGACGGGCCGCGCTTCCTGCTCACCCACGTCGAGGACATCGAGGAGCGCAAGCGCCGCGAGCTGCACCTCGCCCACCGCGCCTCGCACGACTCGCTCACCGGCCTGCCGAACTCGGCGGAGCTGCGCGCCCGCCTCTCCGCCCGCCTCTGCCGTCGCCCGTACGAGCCCGGGCCCAGCGCCATCGACTCCCTCGACGCGGCCTACGGCGACCACCGCGGCGCCGACGCGAGCGGGATCGGCTTCGACTTCGGGGCGCCCGTCCCGCACCAGTCGAACCTGTACGAGGGGTTCGACGGCTTCGACCACCAGGTGCACGTCGCCGCGCCCGAGCCCGACGCGGCCTCCGGCGCCGACAACGGCACGAAGGGCCTCGCCGTCCTCTTCTGCGACCTCGACGGCTTCAAGTCGATCAACGACAGGTTCGGGCACAACGCGGGCGACGCCGTCCTCATCGAGGTCGCCCGCCGGCTGACCAGCGTCGTACGGGACGGGGACACGGTCGCCCGGCTCGGCGGTGACGAGTTCGTGGTGCTCGCCGACGGGCTCGGCCGCGAGGACGCCCAGGACCTCGCCGTCAGGTTGCGGAACGCCATCATTCCGCCGATTCGGGTAGACGGCAGAGCGGTGCGGGTAGGGGCCAGTTTCGGTATCGGCTGGGCCCACTGCGGTATGACGGCAGAGGAAGTGCTGCAATCCGCTGACCAGCGCATGTACGTAGAGAAAAGATCACGTAGTAAGCAGCACAGGCGGGCCGGATAGCCCCTACATTGGGCGCGGTTCCGCATTCCCGGTGAGGCCTGGGCCACGCCGTGGGGTCGCTCGTAGCGGGTACCCTCGCCGAGGTAAGCAACGTGTAGGGAGTGATCTGGGATGGCGCCCGGCAACAACAGCGGGAGCACCACGCCCGAGGACGACGATCCGTTCGGCTATCTGTACGCCGACGGGCAGGCGGCCGGGGCGACCCCGCCCGAGGGCGCGGGCGGTGGCTACGGCTACCCGAACCCGCGGTCCTCCTACCGGGCCAATCAGATCCGTACGGTCGGTGAGCGCCAGTACGGGCAGACCCAGCCGACCCAGTCGTACCAGCAGCCGAACGCGCACTACCAGGCTCCCGAGACGATGCCCGGCGGCGGCGTTCCCAGCCAGCCGGGCCCGCCGACGGCGCCGATGCGCGGTGGCGGCCGGGGTGGCGGCCCCAACACCAAGGCGCTCCTGATCGGCGCGGTCGCCGTGGTCGCGGCCGTCGTCATCGGAATCGGCGTCGCCATGCTCAGCAACGACTCGGGCGACGAGGGCAGCGAGGCCGGCAACAAGGGGTCCGGCGGCTCGGAGTCGGTGCAGCCGAGCGAGAAGCCGTCGAAGTCGGCGTCCCCCGCCAAGGTCGACCTGCCGAAGACCGACGCGAAGACCCTGAAGCTGGCCGGCGGCACCGCCACCGCGTCCGACGTGCAGGGCGCGAAGGCCGACGGCGGGGTGTACGTCGCCGGGTTCAACAAGGTGGGCGCGAGCCTGACCTGGACCGTCAACGACATCCCGAAGGACGGCGCGTACAAGCTGTACGTCGACTACGGGGTGCCCGGCAAGGACTCCGACGCCACGATCGACGTGAACGGCACGAAGCAGTCCCGCCCGCTGAACATGAAGAACTTCGCAGGCGCCAAGGAAGGTGACTGGGAGAAGGGCTGGACGAACACGTGGGCCATCGTCCAGCTCACCAAGGGGACCAACGCGATCACGGTCTCCTGTGACCAGGGCAACAAGTGCGACGCCAACTTCGACCGGATGTGGCTCACCCAGAGCTGAGTCGATCGCCGCAAGGGGCTTGAGCGAGCTTGACGGAGTCAGGCCGCCCCGACGTGTTCGGCGACCGTGACCCGGCCCACCAGGTCCTCGTACGTCGCGGTGTCGAACTCGCCCGCCACGGGGGACACCACCGTCGCCGCGGACAGTGCCACCGCGCGGGCCAGGCGCTGGGGCCACGGCAAGTGGTCGACGTGGCCGGAGAGCAGGCCCGCGACCGCCGAGTCGCCGGCGCCCGTGGGGTTGCCGCGGAGGCGGCCGGGGGCCGGGGCGCGCCACTCGCCGTCCGCCGTGAGGGCGCACAGGCCGTCCGCCCCGAGCGAGGCGACCACCGCGTGCGCCCCGCGCCGCCGCGCGTCCTTCATGGCCTGCAACGGCTCGTGGGAGCCGGTGAGTTCGGCCAGCTCGTCCGCGTTCGGCTTCACCAGGTCGGGGCGGGCCGCGACGCCGCGGCGCAGCGGTTCGCCGCTGGTGTCGAGGAGTACGGGCACCGAGGCGGCCCGCGCGGCCCGTACGAGCGTCGCGTAGGCGCCGACCGGGACGCCAGGCGGCAGGCTGCCGCACAGGGCCACCGCGGAGGCGGAGCGCAGCAGATCCGCGTACGCCTCCTGGAAGGCCGTCCACTCGGCGGGCGTGATGGTCGGACCCGGCTCGTTGAGCTGTGTCGTGTCGCCGGTCGACGCGTCGGCGACGGCGATCGTGCGGCGGGTCGCGCCGGAGACGGGCACCAGCGCGTCCGCGACGCCCGGCGTGCCGAGCAGCTGCTCCTGGAGCGTGCGGCCCGTCGCGCCGCCCA
Protein-coding sequences here:
- a CDS encoding flavin reductase family protein, whose product is MLKTSPATSVPSPTAATAPSGHAEGVSNDEFRAALSRLAAGVVLLTAYEPPLTPDGPPGEDSGMTATAFMSVSLDPPLVMVSLRNSSRMDDLLDDQPLWAVSVLSESQSHIAGRFAMKGRLSDRLLFQDIPYVRGEHTGAPLVGGALATLECRTENTVVAGDHTLVIGRVLSAALPSAEGGPLMYFRGRYRNLGK
- a CDS encoding M4 family metallopeptidase codes for the protein MGTEGVRVRIRSTAPRFAALVASAAMVVVGVQAGTSANAATDRAAGATALPLSASQRATALKDAQAETPTTERQLKLADGEKLVARDVVKDADGTTHTRYERTFDGLPVLGGDLVVHTAKGGDLKGTTKARKGSISVASTDAATGTAAAKKSAKSAAGKSVKGATAGSAHKVVWAADAGKAPTLAYETVVKGTQHDGTPSELHVITDADSGKVLYKYQAIENGTGASEYSGSVTVGSTAASGGYDLVDGERGGHKTYDLKGGTSGTGTLFHDADDKWGDGTAADRQTAAVDAAYGAAETWDFYKESLNRSGIAGDGKAAYSRVHYGNAYVNAFWDDSCFCMTYGDGIDNKNPLTALDVAAHEMSHGLTAATANLNYSKESGGLNEATSDIFGTAVEFYANNSTDVGDYLIGEKIDINGDGSPLRYMDKPSKDGKSADAWSSSTGGLDVHYSSGVANHFFYLLSEGSGKKTINGVDYDSPTSDGSTVTGIGRDKAVQIWYKALSTYMTSTTDYAAARAATIKAAGDLYGASGAEATAVAAAWKAVNVN
- a CDS encoding carbohydrate-binding protein → MAPGNNSGSTTPEDDDPFGYLYADGQAAGATPPEGAGGGYGYPNPRSSYRANQIRTVGERQYGQTQPTQSYQQPNAHYQAPETMPGGGVPSQPGPPTAPMRGGGRGGGPNTKALLIGAVAVVAAVVIGIGVAMLSNDSGDEGSEAGNKGSGGSESVQPSEKPSKSASPAKVDLPKTDAKTLKLAGGTATASDVQGAKADGGVYVAGFNKVGASLTWTVNDIPKDGAYKLYVDYGVPGKDSDATIDVNGTKQSRPLNMKNFAGAKEGDWEKGWTNTWAIVQLTKGTNAITVSCDQGNKCDANFDRMWLTQS
- a CDS encoding YncE family protein; the protein is MVLAAIAVAVLATGCGATQDDTNSSADKASSPAKKAPENPDGAETPDGTLLVADFGSDTVSFVDPAPGKGTFDSVEVGHAPYGLVVGDDGRAWVATAEGVAVVDTDSREREALIPYETEGLGPVTDGEYRGGGMGIALAPDGEHAYVGVNIPDGNGALETIDTRTEKVTDTASVGRRPFDVDVSRDGRQVYATDHDSFDVTVLDTRGGDTRRIEVAPYGTEGGLGSWLKPHYAAVRPSDGKLLLPFEGEKLVVVDPDTGRSTVERMTANTHQHGVTITPDGTLLAVGTGPIDPSEDEGPSLTIRAPGGKEKVVPLDGPHEDVAVSDDGRTAYVTGGFTRDGYWNGITVVDIDSGDTRRLAAGERPLGIAVL
- the cdgB gene encoding diguanylate cyclase CdgB produces the protein METESEPYVRLATLRQLHQVMADMNTARSLADTLQTVADGVVNGLGYELACVNLVRPDGDLVVAAFAGNSAAEALITGRVGSRAGWDRRLAMGEQWGELRFIPHTEGWVLDEDDVPQWFTAGPPPRFEDEWHPADRLFAPMYATGSSGGELVGVISVDRPRGGRIPGAWGREALQMYAFQAAIAISNARLRSNMQRALVRLEREQQALRASEESFRQAFEYAPSGMAIAEMGGDQHGRILRTNDALCRLLGRPASAMRRYSFSDLVHPEDIGTLLRTSAEGGRAELRLARRDGTYVWVSLRNSVVADAADGPRFLLTHVEDIEERKRRELHLAHRASHDSLTGLPNSAELRARLSARLCRRPYEPGPSAIDSLDAAYGDHRGADASGIGFDFGAPVPHQSNLYEGFDGFDHQVHVAAPEPDAASGADNGTKGLAVLFCDLDGFKSINDRFGHNAGDAVLIEVARRLTSVVRDGDTVARLGGDEFVVLADGLGREDAQDLAVRLRNAIIPPIRVDGRAVRVGASFGIGWAHCGMTAEEVLQSADQRMYVEKRSRSKQHRRAG
- a CDS encoding TerD family protein; its protein translation is MAVSLSKGGNVSLTKEAPGLTAVTVGLGWDVRTTTGTDFDLDASAIAVNPEGKVYSDGHFVFFNNKQTPDQSIVHTGDNRSGEGAGDDEAINVNLQALPADVDKIVFPVSIYDAETRTQNFGQVRNAYIRIVNQAGGTEIARYDLSEDAATETAMVFGELYRNGAEWKFRAVGQGYASGLVGIAQDFGVNV
- the arfB gene encoding alternative ribosome rescue aminoacyl-tRNA hydrolase ArfB, encoding MSGPYPIRGSVVLPEAELLWRFSRSSGPGGQHVNTSDSAAEVRFDLAATEALPRVWKERALERLAPRLVGGVISVRASEHRSQWRNREVAVVRLAALLAEATAPPPKPRRPTRVSRGVNERRLRQKKARSDTKRGRSGRDW
- a CDS encoding 1-phosphofructokinase family hexose kinase, yielding MILTVTLNTALDITYGVRSLRPHATHRVTEVTERPGGKGLNVARVLAALGHEVAVTGFVGGATGRTLQEQLLGTPGVADALVPVSGATRRTIAVADASTGDTTQLNEPGPTITPAEWTAFQEAYADLLRSASAVALCGSLPPGVPVGAYATLVRAARAASVPVLLDTSGEPLRRGVAARPDLVKPNADELAELTGSHEPLQAMKDARRRGAHAVVASLGADGLCALTADGEWRAPAPGRLRGNPTGAGDSAVAGLLSGHVDHLPWPQRLARAVALSAATVVSPVAGEFDTATYEDLVGRVTVAEHVGAA
- a CDS encoding M1 family metallopeptidase, with the translated sequence MRRRPRSRPRSRLRLPVALFTVLATVAACDGGVHGTPGASGLRDPYFPKLGNGGYDVGHYALDLDYDPDTHHLSGTAEITATAGKALSAFNLDLRGLTVREVTVDGEKAVASRAGREVTVRPHDELPKGHTFRTTVRYDGEPVTITDPDGTGEGWLRTADGALGLGEPTGSMAWFPGNHHPSDKATYDIRITVPVGVQAVSNGELRSAKRSSDGRRTAYDWRMRQPMASYLATVAIGRFETERGRTPAGIPVYTAVDPDEAKASAKVLARLPEVLDWEAERFGAYPFSSTGAIVDRAGDVGYALETQTRPVFPGAPDVGLLVHELAHQWYGDSVTPKSWRDMWLNEGFATYAEWLWDEDHGGDTARQTFEAIAKRPASDGVWAFPPAEPPNAAHLSDSPVYERGAMVLQKVREAIGDTKFFALLRSWPTDHKYKNADTDDFTAYVERKNPGKGEALAGVWESWLYGNGKPESAS